In Sander lucioperca isolate FBNREF2018 chromosome 12, SLUC_FBN_1.2, whole genome shotgun sequence, one DNA window encodes the following:
- the LOC116040909 gene encoding uncharacterized protein LOC116040909 isoform X2 has product MKMKFSFVLFLLLDIPHLKGQQRIEEFEHVLLRLAFPSVYNTYNKSCCKLYPGGCYKLLDSAGFTCDLLKGRVTKTERDGWIEFKISNVRFVDGGYYRCIVLGTQNLIYSDYYVEVSEVSGHHSQSQPSLTTTIKAPNHSTILPESTGPALAQDHSDSPRVPWSFGLPLAVIVSITVMILITSVIGVVCCRVQTKRKLPDKYGETLCESLKQDAPTTVS; this is encoded by the exons ATGAAGATGAAGTTTTCCTTTGTCTTGTTTCTTTTATTAG ATATTCCTCATCTAAAAGGGCAGCAGAGGATCGAGGAGTTTGAACACGTCCTGCTGAGACTCGCCTTCCCTTCAGTTTACAATACTTACAACAAGTCTTGCTGTAAACTCTATCCAGGAGGATGCTACAAGCTGCTGGACAGTGCAGGATTTACCTGCGATTTACTGAAAGGAAGAGTGACGAAAACTGAGAGAGACGGCTGGATAGAATTTAAAATATCAAATGTGCGGTTTGTGGATGGAGGCTATTACAGATGTATTGTGCTAGGAACTCAAAACCTCATCTACAGTGATTACTATGTTGAGGTGTCTG AGGTTTCAGGTCACCACAGCCAGTCTCAGCCTTCACTGACAACAACCATCAAAGCCCCCAACCACTCCACAATACTCCCAGAATCCACTGGGCCTGCTCTAGCACAGGACCACAGTGACAGTCCCAG AGTTCCCTGGAGTTTTGGCCTGCCACTAGCTGTCATTGTGTCAATTACGGTGATGATTTTGATCACTTCAGTCATTGGTGTTGTTTGCTGCAGAGTCCAGACAAAACGTAAACTGCCGG acAAATATGGAGAAACTCTGTGTGAGTCACTGAAACAAGACGCCCCA ACCACTGTCTCTTGA
- the LOC116040909 gene encoding uncharacterized protein LOC116040909 isoform X1 codes for MKMKFSFVLFLLLDIPHLKGQQRIEEFEHVLLRLAFPSVYNTYNKSCCKLYPGGCYKLLDSAGFTCDLLKGRVTKTERDGWIEFKISNVRFVDGGYYRCIVLGTQNLIYSDYYVEVSEVSGHHSQSQPSLTTTIKAPNHSTILPESTGPALAQDHSDSPRVPWSFGLPLAVIVSITVMILITSVIGVVCCRVQTKRKLPDKYGETLCESLKQDAPEMSAIVYTTVDFRAHQKPTEVYANLRMHKTQAGAPDSTWSAEHDGMVEYSTLAIHQ; via the exons ATGAAGATGAAGTTTTCCTTTGTCTTGTTTCTTTTATTAG ATATTCCTCATCTAAAAGGGCAGCAGAGGATCGAGGAGTTTGAACACGTCCTGCTGAGACTCGCCTTCCCTTCAGTTTACAATACTTACAACAAGTCTTGCTGTAAACTCTATCCAGGAGGATGCTACAAGCTGCTGGACAGTGCAGGATTTACCTGCGATTTACTGAAAGGAAGAGTGACGAAAACTGAGAGAGACGGCTGGATAGAATTTAAAATATCAAATGTGCGGTTTGTGGATGGAGGCTATTACAGATGTATTGTGCTAGGAACTCAAAACCTCATCTACAGTGATTACTATGTTGAGGTGTCTG AGGTTTCAGGTCACCACAGCCAGTCTCAGCCTTCACTGACAACAACCATCAAAGCCCCCAACCACTCCACAATACTCCCAGAATCCACTGGGCCTGCTCTAGCACAGGACCACAGTGACAGTCCCAG AGTTCCCTGGAGTTTTGGCCTGCCACTAGCTGTCATTGTGTCAATTACGGTGATGATTTTGATCACTTCAGTCATTGGTGTTGTTTGCTGCAGAGTCCAGACAAAACGTAAACTGCCGG acAAATATGGAGAAACTCTGTGTGAGTCACTGAAACAAGACGCCCCA GAAATGAGTGCCATAGTCTACACAACGGTGGACTTCAGAGCTCACCAGAAACCGACAGAGGTGTACGCAAACCTGAGGATGCACAAAACACAAGCGGGAGCCCCTGACTCGACCTGGAGTGCAGAACATGATGGGATGGTGGAGTACTCCACATTGGCCATCCACCAGTGA
- the LOC116041070 gene encoding pepsin A-like, with translation MKWLVVLSALVAFSECLHRIPLIKGKTARQDLQEKGLWEKYRELYPYNPMAKFDQSGTESMTNDADMSYYGVISIGTPPQSFSVIFDTGSSNLWVPSVYCSSQACQNHNKFNPQQSSTFKWGSESLSIQYGTGSMTGRLAIDTVEVGGISVANQVFGISQTEAPFMAHMVADGILGLAFQSIASDNVVPVFDNMVSEGLVSQPMFSVYLSSQSEQGSEVVFGGVDSSHYTGQISWIPLSSATYWQIAMDSVTINGQTVACSGGCQAIIDTGTSLIVGPTSDINNMNSGVGASIDQYGDATVNCQNIGNMPEVTFTLNGNAFTIPASAYVSQTYYGCNTGFGQGGSDQLWILGDVFIREYYAIFDSQNQQIGLATSV, from the exons GGAGAAGTACAGGGAGCTGTATCCATACAACCCCATGGCCAAGTTCGACCAGAGCGGTACTGAGTCCATGACCAACGATGCTGAC ATGTCCTACTATGGTGTGATCTCCATCGGCACCCCTCCTCAGTCCTTCAGCGTCATCTTTGACACCGGCTCTTCCAACCTTTGGGTCCCTTCAGTCTACTGCTCCAGCCAGGCCTGCC AGAACCACAATAAATTCAACCCACAGCAGTCCAGCACCTTCAAATGGGGCAGCGAGTCTCTGTCCATCCAGTACGGCACCGGCAGCATGACTGGACGTCTGGCCATTGACACTGTTGAG GTGGGCGGCATCTCCGTGGCCAACCAGGTGTTTGGAATTAGCCAAACAGAGGCTCCCTTCATGGCTCACATGGTGGCTGATGGCATCCTGGGATTGGCCTTCCAGTCCATTGCCTCTGACAATGTCGTGCCTGTCTTCGACAAcatggtcagtgaaggactggtGTCTCAGCCCATGTTCTCCGTCTACCTGAGCAG cCAGAGTGAACAGGGCAGTGAGGTGGTCTTCGGTGGTGTTGACAGCAGCCACTACACTGGACAAATCAGCTGGATCCCGCTGTCCTCTGCCACCTACTGGCAGATCGCAATGGACAG CGTTACCATCAATGGACAGACTGTGGCCTGCTCTGGTGGCTGCCAGGCCATCATTGACACTGGTACCTCCCTGATCGTTGGCCCAACCAGTGACATCAACAACATGAATTCCGGGGTTGGAGCCTCAATCGACCAGTACGGAGAT GCTACAGTGAACTGCCAGAACATCGGGAACATGCCTGAAGTCACCTTCACTCTCAACGGAAACGCCTTCACCATCCCCGCATCTGCCTACGTCTCTCAG ACCTACTACGGTTGCAACACTGGCTTTGGCCAGGGTGGCTCTGACCAGCTCTGGATCCTGGGAGATGTCTTCATCAGGGAGTACTATGCCATCTTTGATTCCCAGAATCAGCAAATTGGTTTGGCCACATCTGTGTAG